From Cecembia calidifontis, one genomic window encodes:
- a CDS encoding IS1380 family transposase, with amino-acid sequence MKITNSTEKITPFGGFNFVFNSFKNSGLPELIDNQLGVRALRGGFSYSDIFANHMAIFFNGGDCTEDINVHLRDALEQVPSFSVCSADTILRGIKELAVDTELFINPSSGVSHEFNINGKLNSLLLKSACKTGLLKSGVAYDLDYDNTVIPTEKYDSKKTYKHVYGYQPGVASIAHPEFSQAIPVYVEGRNGNSQAKYLQADTLTRMFGQLTNENIRIGRFRADSASYQEEVLRTLEAHTESFYIRANRCAKLDNILGSIAPEKWQKIRLGVQEMEVTDLSDYKPFGKDRSYRLVITRIRRKDGQADVFSGDAFTYRAILTNEHTSSNEAVVRFYNARGASERLFDVLNNDFGWSKLPCSFLAENTSFMLMTAMYANFYTYIIGEYSRKVDWLKPTDRLKKFIFRFITVSAKWIRTGRREVLKLFTSKDYKPILN; translated from the coding sequence ATGAAAATTACGAATTCGACAGAAAAAATCACACCTTTCGGAGGTTTTAATTTTGTTTTTAACTCTTTCAAAAATTCTGGTCTCCCAGAACTCATTGATAATCAATTGGGGGTTAGAGCCTTAAGGGGAGGGTTTTCATACAGTGACATTTTCGCCAATCATATGGCTATTTTCTTTAATGGTGGCGACTGTACTGAAGATATCAATGTTCACTTGAGAGACGCACTTGAACAGGTCCCTTCATTTTCAGTATGCAGTGCCGATACAATTCTGAGAGGTATCAAAGAGCTTGCTGTTGATACAGAACTCTTTATAAATCCGTCCAGTGGAGTAAGCCATGAATTTAATATCAATGGAAAACTCAACAGCTTGTTGTTAAAATCAGCTTGTAAGACCGGATTACTCAAGTCAGGTGTTGCTTACGACCTCGATTATGACAACACCGTCATTCCAACTGAAAAGTACGATTCAAAAAAGACATATAAACACGTCTATGGATATCAGCCAGGTGTAGCTTCCATAGCACATCCTGAATTTTCACAGGCCATTCCTGTGTACGTAGAGGGCAGAAATGGCAACAGTCAGGCCAAATATTTGCAGGCTGATACACTTACACGCATGTTTGGGCAGCTTACCAATGAAAATATCCGTATCGGAAGGTTCAGAGCCGATTCAGCATCCTATCAGGAAGAAGTTCTCCGCACACTGGAAGCACATACCGAAAGCTTTTATATACGGGCAAACAGATGTGCCAAACTGGATAATATCCTTGGAAGTATAGCCCCTGAGAAGTGGCAGAAAATACGTTTGGGTGTACAGGAAATGGAAGTTACTGACCTATCCGACTACAAACCTTTCGGTAAAGACAGGTCTTACAGGCTGGTCATTACCAGAATCAGGCGTAAAGACGGGCAGGCAGATGTGTTTAGTGGAGATGCATTTACTTACAGGGCTATTCTGACCAATGAACATACATCGTCCAATGAAGCTGTTGTAAGGTTTTATAACGCCCGGGGTGCAAGCGAACGCTTGTTTGATGTACTCAACAATGACTTTGGCTGGTCTAAGTTGCCCTGTTCGTTCCTTGCAGAGAATACCTCCTTTATGCTTATGACGGCTATGTATGCCAATTTTTACACCTATATCATTGGAGAGTATTCCAGAAAAGTTGATTGGCTTAAGCCTACCGACAGGCTCAAGAAGTTTATCTTCAGATTTATCACTGTTTCAGCCAAGTGGATAAGAACGGGAAGAAGAGAAGTGCTCAAACTGTTCACGAGTAAGGATTACAAGCCGATTTTGAACTAA
- a CDS encoding NAD(P)/FAD-dependent oxidoreductase has translation MLSYWEKKNFLQYDLIVIGAGIVGLSVAIQYKERFPSRSVLVLERGLFPSGASTKNAGFACFGSLTEILDDLEVLPAQEVLGLVKRRYEGLLGIRNKFGDRQLDYKPFGGFELITEKEIHFLEKMDQVNALLHPIFEAKVFDLVDGYQSMGFGNGVKAIVQNAFEGELDSGKFLNALWDYCSELKIKILTGCEVLDLYPEEMRIEISTASNNPILFKSKQLAICTNAFTKSLLPELDIRPGRGLVMVTEPLKKEIPWKGSFHYDKGYVYFRNIDNRLLLGGGRNMDFQGEETVEFGINPKIRSYLLSIMEEIIFPDSTPQIEMEWSGIMAFGPDKRPLVQSPYPHIGIAVRLGGMGVAIGWQTAGELVNLLGSH, from the coding sequence ATGCTGAGTTATTGGGAGAAAAAAAATTTTCTTCAGTACGACCTAATTGTAATCGGAGCGGGGATAGTGGGATTATCTGTGGCCATCCAATACAAAGAGCGCTTCCCTTCCAGGTCTGTTTTGGTGCTGGAAAGGGGGCTTTTTCCTTCCGGTGCAAGTACAAAAAATGCAGGATTTGCCTGTTTTGGGAGTTTGACTGAAATTTTAGATGATTTGGAAGTTTTGCCTGCGCAGGAAGTCCTGGGCTTGGTTAAAAGAAGGTATGAAGGTCTTTTGGGTATCAGAAATAAATTCGGGGACAGGCAGCTTGATTATAAGCCATTCGGAGGTTTTGAATTGATTACGGAAAAAGAGATCCATTTCCTGGAAAAAATGGACCAGGTGAATGCTTTACTTCACCCCATTTTTGAGGCTAAGGTTTTTGACTTGGTAGATGGATACCAAAGCATGGGTTTCGGTAATGGCGTAAAGGCAATAGTTCAAAATGCTTTTGAGGGGGAACTGGATAGCGGAAAATTTCTCAATGCTTTGTGGGATTATTGTTCTGAACTGAAAATCAAGATCCTAACAGGATGTGAAGTATTGGACTTATATCCTGAAGAAATGAGAATAGAAATTTCTACTGCCTCCAATAACCCTATCCTATTTAAGTCAAAGCAATTGGCAATTTGTACCAATGCTTTTACCAAATCCCTTCTTCCTGAACTTGATATCAGACCTGGCAGGGGCTTGGTGATGGTCACTGAACCATTGAAAAAGGAAATTCCCTGGAAGGGCTCTTTCCATTATGACAAGGGTTATGTTTATTTTAGGAATATCGACAACAGGCTTTTGCTGGGAGGGGGAAGAAATATGGATTTCCAGGGGGAAGAAACAGTGGAATTTGGAATAAATCCCAAAATCCGGAGCTACCTTCTCTCCATCATGGAAGAAATTATTTTTCCGGATAGTACTCCCCAAATTGAAATGGAATGGTCCGGAATCATGGCATTTGGGCCAGATAAAAGGCCTTTGGTGCAATCTCCCTATCCTCACATTGGAATAGCTGTCCGATTGGGGGGGATGGGGGTAGCCATTGGCTGGCAGACAGCAGGGGAGTTGGTAAATCTGCTCGGTTCGCATTGA
- a CDS encoding DUF962 domain-containing protein translates to MRKIDDLLYEYGLSHQNETNKTIHWICVPAIFFSIVGLIYSIPPDFLSGLLPFLGSFANWATLILIIVLFYYVSLSPPLALGMFFFSAVCLALANLIDLVSPIPLWAISIGIFVIAWIFQFWGHKIEGKKPSFLKDLQFLLIGPAWLMHFIYKKLGLAY, encoded by the coding sequence ATGAGAAAAATTGATGATTTGCTTTATGAATATGGCCTAAGCCATCAAAATGAAACCAACAAAACCATCCACTGGATATGTGTTCCCGCTATATTTTTTAGCATTGTTGGTTTGATTTACAGTATTCCTCCTGATTTTTTATCCGGATTATTGCCTTTTTTGGGAAGTTTTGCCAACTGGGCAACACTCATCCTTATAATAGTCCTTTTCTATTATGTTTCTTTGTCCCCTCCACTTGCTTTAGGCATGTTCTTTTTTTCGGCAGTTTGCCTAGCTTTGGCCAATTTGATAGATTTGGTATCTCCTATTCCTCTTTGGGCCATCAGCATAGGAATTTTCGTGATTGCCTGGATTTTCCAGTTTTGGGGACATAAAATCGAAGGCAAAAAGCCTTCTTTTCTTAAAGATCTACAATTCCTACTCATAGGCCCTGCCTGGTTAATGCACTTTATTTACAAAAAGCTGGGGCTTGCCTATTAA
- a CDS encoding cation:proton antiporter, which yields MFHFIFTAVELPMLSDIVWIFGLATLVILVFMRLKIPTIIGFLFTGAIAGPYGLSLVQASTTVDVLSEIGVILLLFVIGMEFSLKSLMAIKKAVFIGGALQVSLTILATTFVAYFLGFNWNVAVFIGFLFSLSSTAIVLKLLQESGQVNTISGRTTLAILIFQDIVIVPLMLFTPMLAGESDNVAWSLFLMAVKGTLVVILTLLSAKYLVPILLYRIAKTKNEELFLLSIIVICFAVAYATSLLGLSLGLGAFLAGLIISESDYSHHATGKILPFREVFLSFFFVSVGMLFDITFLFEHILPILALTVLTFAIKFITVSISVRAIGQGFKEAFIVAFSIFQVGEFSLLLAKVGRSYQLLDAETYQYFLAVSILTMAITPFILKKREDFSCGILNLPLPNQLNKKFGNENLPELELEEELKDHLVIIGYGLNGRNLSKAAKSAKIPYAIIEMNAKTVKEESMKGEPITYGDAANETVLEHVNINKARVAVIAISNAEATKRIVASIRHLTQNPYIIVRTRYVNEIDENLKLGADEVIPEEFETSIEIFTRVLGKYLIPRHDIEEFTEEIRSHNYELFRFPSGEPRPKVKIALPEINFVGVMIERDSGKYINKPLREAGIREDLGINVVAIKREGKTITSIKPDEKLKLGDIVYVAGRPEALEKFESEVEVD from the coding sequence ATGTTTCATTTTATTTTTACAGCTGTAGAATTACCCATGCTATCCGACATTGTTTGGATCTTCGGATTGGCCACTTTGGTGATCCTGGTTTTTATGCGGCTTAAAATCCCTACAATTATCGGATTTCTATTCACAGGTGCTATAGCGGGTCCATATGGCCTTTCTCTGGTACAAGCTTCCACTACGGTAGATGTCCTATCTGAGATTGGCGTTATTCTCCTGCTATTTGTAATCGGCATGGAGTTTTCTTTAAAAAGCCTCATGGCCATCAAAAAAGCAGTTTTTATAGGTGGAGCGCTACAGGTTTCTTTGACCATTTTAGCTACCACTTTTGTGGCTTATTTCCTTGGGTTTAACTGGAATGTAGCTGTTTTCATTGGATTTCTATTTTCCCTGAGCAGTACCGCAATTGTACTCAAACTCCTACAGGAAAGCGGGCAGGTAAATACAATTTCAGGCAGAACAACTTTGGCCATACTCATATTCCAGGATATAGTCATCGTGCCCTTGATGTTATTTACACCAATGCTGGCCGGAGAATCGGATAACGTGGCTTGGTCCCTGTTTTTGATGGCAGTGAAAGGAACTTTGGTGGTCATTTTGACCCTATTGAGTGCCAAATACCTGGTACCTATTCTCCTTTACCGTATTGCAAAAACCAAAAACGAGGAATTGTTCCTTTTAAGTATTATAGTGATTTGCTTTGCTGTGGCTTATGCCACTTCCTTGTTGGGCTTATCGCTTGGGCTTGGAGCGTTCTTAGCCGGACTCATCATCAGTGAATCAGATTACAGCCATCATGCTACTGGTAAAATCTTGCCTTTCAGGGAGGTATTCCTAAGTTTTTTCTTTGTGTCGGTAGGCATGCTGTTTGACATTACCTTCCTATTTGAGCATATATTACCCATTCTTGCTCTGACTGTTTTGACCTTTGCCATCAAATTCATTACCGTAAGCATATCGGTGAGGGCTATTGGCCAAGGATTCAAAGAGGCATTTATAGTGGCTTTTTCCATTTTCCAAGTGGGCGAATTTTCTTTGTTATTGGCCAAAGTGGGAAGGAGCTACCAGCTTTTGGATGCCGAAACCTACCAGTATTTTTTGGCCGTTTCAATTCTTACCATGGCCATCACACCTTTTATCTTGAAAAAGCGGGAGGACTTTTCCTGTGGTATTTTGAATTTACCCTTACCCAATCAGCTGAACAAAAAATTTGGCAATGAAAATTTACCAGAGCTTGAATTGGAAGAGGAGCTCAAGGACCACCTTGTCATCATTGGATATGGCTTGAACGGCAGAAACCTGTCCAAAGCAGCCAAATCTGCCAAAATCCCCTATGCCATCATAGAGATGAACGCCAAAACGGTCAAAGAGGAATCCATGAAAGGAGAGCCTATCACTTATGGAGATGCTGCCAATGAAACAGTGCTGGAGCATGTTAACATTAACAAAGCCAGGGTGGCAGTAATAGCCATATCCAATGCAGAAGCGACAAAGAGGATTGTGGCATCCATCCGACACCTGACCCAAAACCCCTACATTATCGTAAGGACCAGGTATGTGAATGAAATCGATGAAAACCTCAAACTGGGTGCAGATGAGGTAATACCGGAGGAATTTGAAACATCCATCGAAATTTTCACCAGGGTACTGGGTAAGTACCTTATTCCTAGGCATGACATAGAGGAATTCACAGAAGAAATCAGGTCCCACAATTACGAATTGTTCCGCTTCCCTTCAGGGGAACCTAGACCAAAAGTAAAAATAGCCCTCCCTGAAATTAATTTTGTGGGCGTTATGATAGAAAGGGACAGTGGAAAGTACATCAATAAACCCCTAAGAGAAGCCGGCATCCGGGAAGACTTGGGAATCAATGTAGTTGCCATTAAGAGAGAGGGAAAAACCATTACCAGCATTAAACCCGATGAAAAGTTGAAATTGGGAGACATAGTCTATGTGGCTGGTAGACCTGAAGCTTTGGAAAAATTTGAATCCGAAGTAGAAGTTGATTAA
- a CDS encoding patatin-like phospholipase family protein has protein sequence MWDKIIYSFPFQLLFLHLKKNLLLLITWGLLLLIIFQRFGSVLGIPYLFLDPEYLNKVSFQSFFLVGVAFAIFTMAFHMTTYILDGPRFKFLAIIPRPFLQYCLNNSIIPLLFYIIYLIRFLHFQLDNELENNWVLLEYLLGFIGGTLLTFSLLFLYFGFTNKDFFILFAGTVEKQLRRTKLSRANMLKRIKENKRAKNKVLDYLDISFRIKPVRQDLSGFEGQQLLRVFDQNHLNLVIIQTALISLILIMGIFRENPYLQLPAAASGILLLAIATMLVGAISFWLREWGTPAVVGMVLVFNSLSNTEWFNRPHEAFGLDYDRNPALYNLDNLNELLHPDTIKKDRDFTLEILENWRAKFPVDSKPKMVLITVSGGGQRAALWSLKVLQEAQAATENRLFQHAQLISGASGGLIGAAMFRELFYRSQSDPTIDLFNELYLDQISSDNLNPIIFTLLVNDLLFRNQFFEYKGRKYLKDRGYAFENQLNINTEGLLDKPISDYLLPEYESKIPMMALAPLITNDGRKLYVSPFPVSYMGISPERSEGMNEKSQGIDFQRFFRHHDAGALRFITALRMSATFPFITPNIQLPSTPQMEIMDAGLSDNFGMQDALKFIHVFKDWIKENTSGVLLLTIRDSEKFSEIDQKLPPTILEKFFTPLKNIYINWDNVQTLYNEVLFTRMKEDLDFPLERIEFEYSTLEYLKERGLVDDGGSFKQQEEQEIQRASLNWRLTAREKKSIIDNINSPYNGNSLNRLRNFKLLE, from the coding sequence ATGTGGGATAAGATTATTTACAGTTTTCCTTTTCAGTTACTATTTCTTCACCTCAAGAAAAATCTTTTACTATTAATTACTTGGGGGCTACTGTTATTGATCATTTTCCAAAGATTTGGATCGGTGCTGGGCATCCCGTATCTTTTTTTAGATCCAGAATACCTCAATAAAGTGTCTTTCCAAAGTTTTTTTCTTGTAGGGGTTGCCTTTGCCATTTTTACAATGGCCTTCCACATGACCACCTATATTCTGGATGGGCCAAGATTTAAGTTCCTTGCCATAATACCCAGACCATTTCTTCAGTACTGCCTGAACAATTCGATTATTCCTTTACTCTTTTACATCATCTACCTGATCAGATTTTTACATTTCCAGCTGGATAATGAACTTGAAAACAATTGGGTCCTTTTGGAATACCTGTTAGGCTTTATAGGAGGTACTTTGCTCACTTTTTCCTTACTGTTCCTGTATTTTGGATTTACCAATAAGGATTTTTTCATCCTTTTTGCAGGGACAGTCGAAAAGCAGCTACGGAGGACCAAGCTTTCCAGGGCCAATATGCTCAAGCGCATCAAGGAAAATAAAAGGGCAAAAAATAAGGTCCTGGATTATCTGGATATTTCTTTTCGGATAAAGCCCGTAAGACAGGATCTCTCGGGTTTTGAAGGGCAGCAACTCCTCAGGGTTTTTGACCAGAACCACCTCAACCTGGTCATAATTCAGACAGCCTTGATCAGTTTGATCCTGATCATGGGCATTTTTAGAGAAAACCCCTATTTGCAACTTCCCGCAGCGGCAAGTGGGATTCTTTTGCTTGCCATTGCCACCATGCTGGTGGGGGCAATCTCGTTTTGGTTAAGAGAATGGGGTACCCCTGCGGTGGTCGGAATGGTACTGGTTTTCAATTCGCTTTCCAATACAGAATGGTTCAATAGGCCCCATGAAGCTTTTGGTTTGGATTATGACAGAAATCCTGCCTTATATAATTTAGACAACTTGAATGAACTGCTGCATCCGGATACTATTAAAAAAGACAGGGATTTTACTTTGGAAATTCTGGAAAACTGGAGGGCCAAATTTCCTGTTGATTCCAAACCCAAAATGGTCCTGATCACAGTCAGTGGGGGAGGGCAACGTGCTGCACTATGGTCCTTAAAGGTCCTTCAGGAAGCTCAGGCTGCTACTGAAAACCGGCTTTTTCAACATGCCCAGTTGATATCCGGAGCATCAGGAGGATTGATCGGTGCAGCGATGTTCAGGGAATTATTTTATCGTTCTCAATCCGATCCGACAATCGACCTTTTTAATGAATTGTATCTGGATCAGATTTCCTCAGATAACCTTAACCCTATCATTTTCACCTTGTTGGTCAATGACCTACTTTTCAGAAATCAGTTTTTTGAATACAAGGGAAGAAAATACCTGAAAGACAGAGGTTATGCTTTCGAAAATCAATTGAATATCAATACTGAAGGGTTGTTGGATAAGCCTATTTCGGATTATCTCCTGCCGGAATATGAGTCCAAAATACCTATGATGGCACTTGCCCCTTTGATTACAAATGATGGACGCAAACTATATGTGTCCCCGTTTCCTGTTTCTTATATGGGGATTTCACCTGAAAGGTCTGAGGGAATGAATGAGAAAAGCCAAGGGATAGACTTTCAACGGTTTTTTAGACATCATGATGCTGGCGCTCTCCGGTTTATTACTGCATTAAGAATGAGTGCCACATTCCCTTTTATTACCCCCAACATACAATTGCCATCTACCCCACAGATGGAAATCATGGACGCCGGATTATCCGATAATTTCGGCATGCAGGATGCACTGAAGTTTATTCATGTCTTTAAGGATTGGATCAAGGAAAATACATCTGGTGTTCTATTACTGACTATAAGGGATTCCGAGAAGTTTTCTGAAATCGACCAAAAACTTCCTCCAACCATCCTGGAGAAATTTTTTACTCCTCTCAAAAATATCTATATCAATTGGGACAATGTACAGACACTTTATAATGAGGTACTATTCACCAGAATGAAAGAAGACCTTGATTTTCCTTTAGAAAGGATTGAATTTGAATACTCCACTTTGGAATACCTCAAAGAAAGAGGGCTGGTTGATGATGGGGGGAGTTTTAAACAACAAGAGGAACAGGAAATCCAAAGAGCCTCTTTAAATTGGAGGCTGACAGCAAGGGAAAAGAAATCCATTATCGATAATATCAACTCCCCTTACAACGGGAACTCTTTGAACCGTCTAAGGAATTTTAAACTATTGGAATAA
- a CDS encoding DUF4494 domain-containing protein, with translation MRIWFLCKVKYAKENEQGLLKNVSEQYLVDAVSFTEAEARIYDMLGSTIRGDFQVTNISKSNFVDVFPYDDIDIWHKCKITYVVADADSGKEKKVTQYMLVTAHDVKEAYDRIHESLSNMLVTFRVPDITESPIVEVFPYERDDEELLPPPPSNLKPLSEVKAEQERREAIRQENMEKLSSSSEEMPRLMEYEDESE, from the coding sequence ATGAGAATTTGGTTTTTGTGCAAGGTGAAATACGCCAAAGAAAACGAGCAAGGGCTTTTAAAAAATGTTTCTGAGCAATACCTGGTTGATGCCGTATCCTTTACTGAGGCGGAGGCGAGGATTTATGATATGCTTGGCTCTACGATTAGGGGTGATTTTCAGGTCACCAATATCTCCAAGAGTAACTTTGTGGATGTATTCCCTTACGATGATATTGATATTTGGCACAAGTGCAAAATCACCTATGTGGTAGCAGATGCAGACAGTGGCAAGGAAAAAAAAGTTACCCAATACATGTTGGTGACTGCCCATGATGTCAAAGAAGCCTATGACCGTATCCATGAAAGTTTGAGCAATATGTTGGTAACTTTCAGGGTACCTGACATCACGGAAAGCCCCATCGTGGAAGTGTTCCCTTACGAGCGTGACGATGAAGAATTACTTCCTCCCCCACCCTCCAATTTAAAACCCCTGAGTGAAGTCAAAGCAGAACAGGAAAGAAGGGAAGCAATCAGGCAGGAAAATATGGAAAAACTAAGCTCGTCTTCAGAAGAGATGCCAAGACTAATGGAATATGAAGATGAATCTGAATAG
- a CDS encoding hydrolase — protein MSLTHPLNRSEFGRKDDLGNVMSLPQAMDLLKDWVKNEKLLFHMQQVGHLMKEFAAAKGYDEFTQHLWHLSGLLHDADWDQWPDDHCRKIIEELETRNQDPRMIKTIASHGPRYFGVDPESEMDKMLYAFDELSGFVHAYSLMRPERYEGMEIKGVKKRLKDKSFAAQVSREDIADASQRAGISLEDLIQFVIDNQLRA, from the coding sequence ATGAGTTTAACACATCCTCTGAACAGGTCTGAATTTGGACGAAAAGACGATCTTGGGAATGTCATGTCTTTGCCCCAAGCCATGGATTTGCTAAAAGATTGGGTGAAGAATGAAAAATTGCTTTTCCATATGCAACAGGTAGGTCATTTGATGAAGGAATTTGCAGCAGCAAAGGGTTACGATGAATTTACTCAACACTTATGGCATTTGTCTGGACTCTTGCATGACGCAGATTGGGATCAGTGGCCGGATGATCATTGCAGAAAGATTATTGAAGAGTTGGAGACCAGAAACCAAGATCCAAGGATGATAAAAACCATAGCTTCCCATGGCCCCCGGTATTTTGGAGTGGATCCTGAGTCTGAAATGGATAAAATGCTCTATGCTTTCGATGAGCTCTCCGGATTTGTTCATGCTTATTCATTGATGAGGCCCGAACGCTATGAAGGCATGGAAATCAAAGGGGTTAAGAAAAGGTTAAAAGACAAAAGTTTTGCTGCTCAGGTTAGCCGAGAAGACATAGCAGATGCTTCCCAAAGGGCTGGAATTTCCCTGGAAGATTTGATACAGTTTGTGATTGATAATCAGTTGAGGGCTTGA
- a CDS encoding PAS domain-containing protein — MNPNSLSSLQTEEKLYSSTYLFAILLDNKQQIVSANPKLSQELEFAGSKLNGSSLSDYIFPNDFSKYQFLLENTLSQK, encoded by the coding sequence ATGAACCCAAACTCACTTTCAAGCCTTCAGACAGAAGAAAAATTGTATTCTTCCACTTACCTATTTGCCATTTTGTTGGATAATAAGCAACAAATTGTCAGTGCAAACCCAAAACTTAGCCAGGAATTGGAATTTGCAGGATCCAAACTTAATGGTTCCAGCTTATCAGATTACATTTTTCCTAATGACTTTTCAAAATATCAATTCCTTTTGGAAAACACACTATCTCAAAAATGA